The genomic stretch GTCCAGCCGACCGAGCGCCGCGCCGACGCCACCGACGTCGTCGTGTTATAGCGCGTGAGGATATGCGGCAGGCTCGCCGTCCCGAGCGACAAACACAGCAGCAACGAAAGAAAGTTGCGCTGGTGCAACTGGCGCTCGTCTTCGTTCGCGGCGGGAAACGGCTCGTGCATCGGCACAGGCTGCGCCGCGCGCTGCATCATCTCGTCGCGCTGCTGCGCCCACACGATCTGCGCCGTCGCCGCATCGCGCGGAAAGCGCGCGATGCGGCGCTGGAGATCGGCGATCTCGCGCAGCGGTCCGTTATGCCGCCGCAAATCGTCCAGCTGCTCGGTCAGGCGGCTCTTCTCGTCGATGAACGACTGCGGCAGGCTGTCGATCTGTGTCTGCATCAACGCGGCGCGCATCCGATAATCGTCGCGCACCGCCTGCTCCGACGGCGCATCGCGCACGCTGCGCTCGAGCGGTTCGATGCGTTCCATCAACCGCCCATAGCTCAGTTGCGGGACCCAGCCGAGGCCGTCCTTGTGCGCAATCATCGACACAGGAATCAGAAACGCCACGATCAGGATGATGTACTGCGCGACCTGCGTCCACGTCACCGCGCGCATGCCGCCAAGGAACGAGCACACGAGAATGCCCGCGAGCCCGCAGAAGATGCCGATCGCAAAGTCGACGCCGATGAAGCGCGTCGCGATCAGACCGACCCCCTGGATCTGCGCAACGAGATAGACGAACGAACACAGGATCGCAGACAGCGCGGCGAGGCCGCGCACAGCATTGCTCGAAAAGCGCGTGCCGAGGAAGTCGGGAATCGTGTAGCGCGCGAGCTTGCGCACATAGGGCGCGAGCAGAAACGCGACGAGGCAGTAGCCGCCCGTCCAGCCCATCGTGTAGGCGAGACCGTCGTAGCCCGTCGCATACAGACTGCCCGCGAGCCCGATGAACGACGCCGCCGACAGCCAGTCCGCCGCGGTCGCCATGCCATTGAACGCGGACGGCACGCGCCGCCCCGCCACATAGTATTCGACGAGATCGGAGGTGCGCGACAGCAGCCCGATCACCGCATACACGGCGATCGGCACGAACAGGAACACGTAGCCGATCCACATGCCCGGCCCGCTCGCCGCCTCGATGCGCCAGAGCAGATAGATGAACGCGAAAAAGCCAAGCGTGTAAAACGAATACGAACGGATGAGCCGATGCGCGAGTTTCATCGGTCGGCTGTACGCCCGGCGAGGTCGTCCTGCGCGCCGGCTTCGAGCACGCGTTGAAGCGTCGCGTCCGCGCGTTGCATCAGCAGGATATATACGACGATCAGCACCAGGTACACGACGATCGCACCCTGCGCGCCCATGTAGAACGGCAGGCTGAAGCCCGCGAAGCGCACCTGGACAAGGCTGCGCGCGATCAGCGGCACGACGAACGAGACGAAAAAGCCGATCAGCATCAACGCTGCAATCAACGCGACATTGAAGCGCCAGTAACGCGCGTGCGCGCGCGCCATCGCCTCCGTGACGGGCGGCGGTTCGGGCATGGGATTGATCGTGTGTCGTGAAATGTCGTGTGGCGCGGCCATGCGCCTATTTATCAAAAACGTGTGGCATCGGCAATCGGGGTTGTCCGCGCAACGAACTGCTCGCGGCTCGAACGCCCTACAAAGCGGCGTGGCGCTCCATGAAAAACGGCGCATCCGCAGGAGATGCGCCGCTCATTCTTCTACTCACCTTCAGGCCGTACTTACGTTCAGCGCGACTCGCCCAGTTGATCGAGAATCGCCGGATTCTCGAGCGTCGAGACGTCCTGCGTGATCTCCTCGCCCTTCGCGAGCGAGCGCAGCAGACGGCGCATGATCTTGCCCGAACGCGTCTTTGGCAGGTTGTCGCCGAAACGGATGTCCTTCGGCTTCGCGATCGGGCCGATTTCCTTGCCGACCCAGTTGCGCAGATCGGCCGCGATCTTCGCGGCCTCTTCGCCTTCGGGACGCGCGCGCTTGAGCACCACGAACGCGCACACGGCTTCGCCCGTGGTGTCGTCGGGACGGCCTACCACGGCGGCTTCCGCGACGAGCGGATTCGCGACCAGCGCCGACTCGATCTCCATCGTGCCGAGACGGTGGCCCGACACGTTCAGCACGTCGTCGATACGGCCCATGATCGTGAAGTAGCCGGTCTCCTTGTCGCGCACCGAGCCGTCGCCTGCGAGATACAGCGTGCCGCCCAGTTCTTCCGGGAAGTAGCTCTTCTTGTAACGCTCGGGGTCGCCCCAGATCGTGCGGATCATCGATGGCCACGGACGCTTGACGACGAGAATGCCGCCCTGCCCGTTCGGCACGTCCTGACCGGTCTCATCGACCACTGCCGCCATGATGCCCGGCAGCGGCAGCGTGCACGAACCCGGGACGAGCGGCGTCGCGCCCGGCAGCGGCGTGATCATGTGGCCGCCCGTTTCCGTCTGCCACCACGTATCGACGATCGGGCAGCGCGAGCCGCCCACGTTTTCGTAGTACCACACCCACGCTTCCGGATTGATCGGCTCGCCGACCGTGCCGATGATGCGCAAGGTGGACAGGTCGTAGCTCTTCGGATGCACTTTCGGGTCGGCCTCCGCGGCCTTGATGAGCGAGCGGATCGCCGTCGGCGCGGTGTAGAACACGGTGACCTTGTGCTTCTGGATCATGTCCCAGAAGCGCCCCGCGTTCGGATAGGTCGGCACGCCTTCGAACACGACCTGTGTGCCACCCAGCGTGAGCGGACCATACGTGATGTAGCTGTGGCCCGTGACCCAGCCGATGTCGGCCGTGCACCAGAAGACATCCGTCGGCTTCCAGTCGAAGGTCCACTTCATCGTCTGGGCGGCCCACAACAGATAGCCGCCCGTGCTGTGCTGCACGCCTTTCGGTTTGCCCGTCGACCCCGACGTGTAGAGGATGAAGAGCGGATGCTCGGCGCCGACCCACTCGGGCGGGCAGTGATCCGACTCGCTCGCAGTGATCTCGTGCATCCACAGGTCGCGCTTGTCGTCCCAGCCGATCTTGCCGCCCGTGCGCTGATAGACGATCACGCTTTTCACGGCCTCGCAGCCGCCCATCGCGAGCGCTTCG from Paraburkholderia phymatum STM815 encodes the following:
- a CDS encoding sodium:solute symporter family protein, translated to MKLAHRLIRSYSFYTLGFFAFIYLLWRIEAASGPGMWIGYVFLFVPIAVYAVIGLLSRTSDLVEYYVAGRRVPSAFNGMATAADWLSAASFIGLAGSLYATGYDGLAYTMGWTGGYCLVAFLLAPYVRKLARYTIPDFLGTRFSSNAVRGLAALSAILCSFVYLVAQIQGVGLIATRFIGVDFAIGIFCGLAGILVCSFLGGMRAVTWTQVAQYIILIVAFLIPVSMIAHKDGLGWVPQLSYGRLMERIEPLERSVRDAPSEQAVRDDYRMRAALMQTQIDSLPQSFIDEKSRLTEQLDDLRRHNGPLREIADLQRRIARFPRDAATAQIVWAQQRDEMMQRAAQPVPMHEPFPAANEDERQLHQRNFLSLLLCLSLGTASLPHILTRYNTTTSVASARRSVGWTLFFVALFYLTVPVLAVLIKYEVLSNLVGHRFSELPQWVMQWRRVEPYLIGIADVNGDGIVRWSEIQMQPDMVVLAAPEIAGLPYVMSGLIAAGALAAALSTADGLLLTIANALSHDVYYHMVDPEASSQKRVTVSKILLLGVALLASYVASLNAGNILFLVGAAFSLAASSLFPVLVLGVFWKRTTRLGAVAGMVAGLLVCIWYIVSTYPFFTQLTGFVGPRWFGIEPISSGVFGVPAGFLVAVLASLVDRKPDAYTRALVDYIRHP
- the acs gene encoding acetate--CoA ligase, with the translated sequence MSAIESVLQERRVFQPSAEVAAQATVSGMDAYKALVAEAERDYEGFWGRLARETLSWNKPFTKVLDESNAPFYKWYDDGELNASYNSIDRHVEAGNGERVAIIFEADDGTITNVTYNDLLQRVSRFANALKQRGIKKGDRVVIYMPMSVEGIVAMQACARIGATHSVVFGGFSSKSLNERLVDVGAVALVTSDEQMRGGKALPLKNIADEALAMGGCEAVKSVIVYQRTGGKIGWDDKRDLWMHEITASESDHCPPEWVGAEHPLFILYTSGSTGKPKGVQHSTGGYLLWAAQTMKWTFDWKPTDVFWCTADIGWVTGHSYITYGPLTLGGTQVVFEGVPTYPNAGRFWDMIQKHKVTVFYTAPTAIRSLIKAAEADPKVHPKSYDLSTLRIIGTVGEPINPEAWVWYYENVGGSRCPIVDTWWQTETGGHMITPLPGATPLVPGSCTLPLPGIMAAVVDETGQDVPNGQGGILVVKRPWPSMIRTIWGDPERYKKSYFPEELGGTLYLAGDGSVRDKETGYFTIMGRIDDVLNVSGHRLGTMEIESALVANPLVAEAAVVGRPDDTTGEAVCAFVVLKRARPEGEEAAKIAADLRNWVGKEIGPIAKPKDIRFGDNLPKTRSGKIMRRLLRSLAKGEEITQDVSTLENPAILDQLGESR
- a CDS encoding DUF4212 domain-containing protein is translated as MAAPHDISRHTINPMPEPPPVTEAMARAHARYWRFNVALIAALMLIGFFVSFVVPLIARSLVQVRFAGFSLPFYMGAQGAIVVYLVLIVVYILLMQRADATLQRVLEAGAQDDLAGRTADR